From a region of the Triticum aestivum cultivar Chinese Spring chromosome 7D, IWGSC CS RefSeq v2.1, whole genome shotgun sequence genome:
- the LOC123168428 gene encoding uncharacterized protein isoform X3 encodes MDGRRRPKPENGTSTFKDDASTFKGACRRPRIFGDGYGWLPRIWTHDLQLLQQLDDPTHEPSPLPHGSASSYPAPLTWTCCLGRDPPYQGKSGVVWAREVLVYQVQDHVIKDMVTPNNTHDRPPLLTDTPERPSVASLEETMVMHSTAGTKGQSRNLTCLQTI; translated from the exons ATGGACGGACGGAGACGCCCCAAACCCGAGAACGGCACCTCAACCTTCAAGGACGACGCCTCAACCTTCAAGGGCGCGTGCCGGCGACCGCGGATCTTCGGTGACGGCTATG GATGGCTGCCCCGGATCTGGACGCACGACCTGCAGCTGCTGCAGCAGCTGGACGACCCAACGCACGAGCCCTCCCCCCTCCCTCATGGCTCTGCTTCCTCCTACCCTGCCCCCCTCACGTGGACGTG CTGCCTTGGCAGGGATCCTCCATATCAAGGGAAGAGCGGGGTAGTGTGGGCGAGGGAAGTCCTTGTGTACCAG GTACAGGATCATGTGATAAAAGATATGGTCACACCCAACAATACACATGACCGACCGCCGCTCCTCACGGACACTCCAGAACGTCCCAGCGTGGCGTCACTGGAGGAGACCATGGTCATGCACTCAACGGCTGGAACGAAGGGGCAGAGCAG GAATTTAACTTGCCTACAAACTATTTAA
- the LOC123168428 gene encoding uncharacterized protein isoform X2, with product MDGRRRPKPENGTSTFKDDASTFKGACRRPRIFGDGYGECVPADVLPRIHHLPPLVITSLVSFLLCAGWLPRIWTHDLQLLQQLDDPTHEPSPLPHGSASSYPAPLTWTWDPPYQGKSGVVWAREVLVYQVQDHVIKDMVTPNNTHDRPPLLTDTPERPSVASLEETMVMHSTAGTKGQSRNLTCLQTI from the exons ATGGACGGACGGAGACGCCCCAAACCCGAGAACGGCACCTCAACCTTCAAGGACGACGCCTCAACCTTCAAGGGCGCGTGCCGGCGACCGCGGATCTTCGGTGACGGCTATGGTGAGTGTGTACCTGCGGACGTTCTTCCTCGGATTCATCATCTCCCCCCGCTTGTGATTACTTccttggtttcttttcttttgtgtGCAGGATGGCTGCCCCGGATCTGGACGCACGACCTGCAGCTGCTGCAGCAGCTGGACGACCCAACGCACGAGCCCTCCCCCCTCCCTCATGGCTCTGCTTCCTCCTACCCTGCCCCCCTCACGTGGACGTG GGATCCTCCATATCAAGGGAAGAGCGGGGTAGTGTGGGCGAGGGAAGTCCTTGTGTACCAG GTACAGGATCATGTGATAAAAGATATGGTCACACCCAACAATACACATGACCGACCGCCGCTCCTCACGGACACTCCAGAACGTCCCAGCGTGGCGTCACTGGAGGAGACCATGGTCATGCACTCAACGGCTGGAACGAAGGGGCAGAGCAG GAATTTAACTTGCCTACAAACTATTTAA
- the LOC123168428 gene encoding uncharacterized protein isoform X4: MDGRRRPKPENGTSTFKDDASTFKGACRRPRIFGDGYGWLPRIWTHDLQLLQQLDDPTHEPSPLPHGSASSYPAPLTWTWDPPYQGKSGVVWAREVLVYQVQDHVIKDMVTPNNTHDRPPLLTDTPERPSVASLEETMVMHSTAGTKGQSRNLTCLQTI, translated from the exons ATGGACGGACGGAGACGCCCCAAACCCGAGAACGGCACCTCAACCTTCAAGGACGACGCCTCAACCTTCAAGGGCGCGTGCCGGCGACCGCGGATCTTCGGTGACGGCTATG GATGGCTGCCCCGGATCTGGACGCACGACCTGCAGCTGCTGCAGCAGCTGGACGACCCAACGCACGAGCCCTCCCCCCTCCCTCATGGCTCTGCTTCCTCCTACCCTGCCCCCCTCACGTGGACGTG GGATCCTCCATATCAAGGGAAGAGCGGGGTAGTGTGGGCGAGGGAAGTCCTTGTGTACCAG GTACAGGATCATGTGATAAAAGATATGGTCACACCCAACAATACACATGACCGACCGCCGCTCCTCACGGACACTCCAGAACGTCCCAGCGTGGCGTCACTGGAGGAGACCATGGTCATGCACTCAACGGCTGGAACGAAGGGGCAGAGCAG GAATTTAACTTGCCTACAAACTATTTAA
- the LOC123168428 gene encoding uncharacterized protein isoform X5, translating to MDGRRRPKPENGTSTFKDDASTFKGACRRPRIFGDGYGWLPRIWTHDLQLLQQLDDPTHEPSPLPHGSASSYPAPLTWTCCLGRDPPYQGKSGVVWAREVLVYQASKRNTKGNKMQ from the exons ATGGACGGACGGAGACGCCCCAAACCCGAGAACGGCACCTCAACCTTCAAGGACGACGCCTCAACCTTCAAGGGCGCGTGCCGGCGACCGCGGATCTTCGGTGACGGCTATG GATGGCTGCCCCGGATCTGGACGCACGACCTGCAGCTGCTGCAGCAGCTGGACGACCCAACGCACGAGCCCTCCCCCCTCCCTCATGGCTCTGCTTCCTCCTACCCTGCCCCCCTCACGTGGACGTG CTGCCTTGGCAGGGATCCTCCATATCAAGGGAAGAGCGGGGTAGTGTGGGCGAGGGAAGTCCTTGTGTACCAG GCTTCTAAAAGAAACACAAAAGGAAACAAGATGCAGTAA
- the LOC123168428 gene encoding uncharacterized protein isoform X1: protein MDGRRRPKPENGTSTFKDDASTFKGACRRPRIFGDGYGECVPADVLPRIHHLPPLVITSLVSFLLCAGWLPRIWTHDLQLLQQLDDPTHEPSPLPHGSASSYPAPLTWTCCLGRDPPYQGKSGVVWAREVLVYQVQDHVIKDMVTPNNTHDRPPLLTDTPERPSVASLEETMVMHSTAGTKGQSRNLTCLQTI, encoded by the exons ATGGACGGACGGAGACGCCCCAAACCCGAGAACGGCACCTCAACCTTCAAGGACGACGCCTCAACCTTCAAGGGCGCGTGCCGGCGACCGCGGATCTTCGGTGACGGCTATGGTGAGTGTGTACCTGCGGACGTTCTTCCTCGGATTCATCATCTCCCCCCGCTTGTGATTACTTccttggtttcttttcttttgtgtGCAGGATGGCTGCCCCGGATCTGGACGCACGACCTGCAGCTGCTGCAGCAGCTGGACGACCCAACGCACGAGCCCTCCCCCCTCCCTCATGGCTCTGCTTCCTCCTACCCTGCCCCCCTCACGTGGACGTG CTGCCTTGGCAGGGATCCTCCATATCAAGGGAAGAGCGGGGTAGTGTGGGCGAGGGAAGTCCTTGTGTACCAG GTACAGGATCATGTGATAAAAGATATGGTCACACCCAACAATACACATGACCGACCGCCGCTCCTCACGGACACTCCAGAACGTCCCAGCGTGGCGTCACTGGAGGAGACCATGGTCATGCACTCAACGGCTGGAACGAAGGGGCAGAGCAG GAATTTAACTTGCCTACAAACTATTTAA
- the LOC123168428 gene encoding uncharacterized protein isoform X6, producing MDGRRRPKPENGTSTFKDDASTFKGACRRPRIFGDGYGWLPRIWTHDLQLLQQLDDPTHEPSPLPHGSASSYPAPLTWTWDPPYQGKSGVVWAREVLVYQASKRNTKGNKMQ from the exons ATGGACGGACGGAGACGCCCCAAACCCGAGAACGGCACCTCAACCTTCAAGGACGACGCCTCAACCTTCAAGGGCGCGTGCCGGCGACCGCGGATCTTCGGTGACGGCTATG GATGGCTGCCCCGGATCTGGACGCACGACCTGCAGCTGCTGCAGCAGCTGGACGACCCAACGCACGAGCCCTCCCCCCTCCCTCATGGCTCTGCTTCCTCCTACCCTGCCCCCCTCACGTGGACGTG GGATCCTCCATATCAAGGGAAGAGCGGGGTAGTGTGGGCGAGGGAAGTCCTTGTGTACCAG GCTTCTAAAAGAAACACAAAAGGAAACAAGATGCAGTAA